One window of Sulfurospirillum sp. 1612 genomic DNA carries:
- a CDS encoding tetratricopeptide repeat protein → MRLLSILLIFTLYGVASMAATLPDSAVVNKQAAGEQEEELKLMLQSFLFKNDLTHAYQVAQKGYQKYPNSYFWNDNLAKIARWTGHSQIAIKHMMFLYRHKPSKALRNQIITYGLSFYQYDKIKHLIVAQTLENPSKKHIDTLVYIFYQVGEPQKAATILMNLYQKDPTKTEYLTKALRVYLDAGELDAASKVVALIDAKHAYNRDNIAMVSYFYYLKRDMKHAYDILLQIQESKIPPNAQYYALLSDIGWYLQDFKRAVDASLNMIHMDKGRLVDFERVVQFKQTSNPLLSASIAKEGYEKFHVAYLFYIYANNLIALNHYDELHQDIDRLVAINPEVSKQVNYWLIRASLYLHYKQTALATEAIKKAITIDPESEENKLALLYFMTDYHLNHDLRELLKRMDESSEKQETLYFPMASAYLFLQNVNKADFYAQKLIRMKNPIIKSVEFEFMQAYIYQLQSKTNAFSSKMRGIEKQLDTPDMLQQTDVYWNTYLNAAMYVLQADYFEKKLSDAKPYLTQTHYKELSYSWAVRHKAFERSHQLYRSMTHPELWLKLSNAMIMTHHTNIENLLKSYTEDLPRGEASVAAENDGQIALSQDLNYDALNTNRYGQNAYIHHLDLSKKRSNLLEIKGIFQENKPLVQEGAQIDHRLYLGEGWHLLNGLEVLKNRTTNDDTLMDVPATTSQFDVGFKKEFDARAYVIARVGFRDVMKRYFTYELHGHYKAHSRVSVDLGLYKNRVADENNLLILSGNKDSMTLGVDWQILRSTQIGIRTEYNQYHAQDGDNLGTGQYGRIFINRRLREGYPDISTELFADFGTYQEKSGSHNLVRSLQRTPDRILPEDFYNIGLVLRYGYVNSEIYTRVWRPFFETGLYYNNRSQGLGYGFEAGYGGKIWNQDHLSVGINYSNSVNGTNDTIMRLFVRYQFLYTHP, encoded by the coding sequence ATGCGTTTATTATCGATATTACTCATTTTTACGTTGTATGGTGTTGCTTCTATGGCCGCTACACTCCCTGATTCTGCGGTTGTTAACAAGCAGGCGGCAGGAGAGCAAGAAGAAGAGTTGAAGTTGATGTTGCAATCTTTTCTTTTCAAAAATGATCTGACACATGCGTATCAAGTGGCACAAAAAGGGTATCAAAAATATCCAAACTCCTATTTTTGGAATGATAATCTTGCAAAGATTGCCAGATGGACCGGACACAGTCAAATCGCAATCAAACATATGATGTTTTTGTATCGACACAAGCCTAGCAAAGCACTTCGGAATCAAATCATTACTTATGGATTGAGTTTTTATCAGTATGATAAGATTAAGCATCTTATAGTGGCGCAAACTTTAGAAAATCCATCTAAAAAACATATTGATACCCTTGTGTATATTTTTTATCAAGTGGGAGAACCCCAAAAAGCTGCTACGATTTTGATGAATCTCTACCAAAAAGATCCAACCAAAACAGAGTATTTGACCAAAGCGTTACGCGTGTACCTTGATGCGGGTGAATTAGATGCTGCATCGAAAGTTGTGGCATTGATTGATGCGAAACATGCCTACAATAGAGATAATATTGCCATGGTCTCTTATTTTTATTATCTCAAGAGAGATATGAAACATGCGTATGATATTTTGCTTCAAATACAAGAGTCAAAAATCCCACCAAATGCGCAGTATTATGCATTGTTGAGTGATATTGGTTGGTATTTGCAAGATTTTAAACGCGCCGTAGATGCCTCGCTTAATATGATTCATATGGACAAGGGAAGATTGGTGGATTTTGAACGTGTGGTACAATTTAAACAGACCAGCAACCCATTATTGAGTGCTAGCATTGCAAAAGAGGGGTATGAGAAATTTCACGTTGCCTATCTTTTTTATATTTATGCCAATAATCTTATAGCGCTCAATCATTATGATGAATTGCACCAAGACATTGATAGACTTGTGGCTATCAATCCTGAGGTGAGTAAACAAGTGAATTATTGGTTGATTCGAGCCAGTTTATATTTGCATTACAAACAAACAGCGTTGGCAACAGAAGCCATCAAAAAAGCGATAACAATCGATCCTGAGAGTGAAGAAAATAAGCTGGCTTTGTTGTATTTTATGACTGATTATCATCTCAATCATGATCTTAGAGAGTTACTCAAGCGCATGGATGAATCATCAGAAAAACAAGAGACACTCTATTTTCCTATGGCCTCAGCGTATCTGTTTTTGCAAAACGTTAACAAGGCAGATTTTTACGCTCAAAAACTTATCAGGATGAAGAATCCGATTATCAAGAGTGTTGAGTTTGAATTTATGCAAGCTTATATCTATCAACTTCAAAGCAAAACTAATGCCTTCAGCAGCAAGATGCGTGGCATTGAAAAACAGCTTGATACCCCTGATATGTTACAACAAACCGATGTGTATTGGAATACGTATTTAAATGCGGCAATGTATGTGTTACAAGCGGATTATTTTGAGAAAAAACTCTCCGACGCCAAGCCGTATTTGACGCAGACACATTATAAAGAACTCTCTTATTCTTGGGCGGTGCGTCACAAAGCATTTGAGCGAAGTCATCAGCTTTATAGGAGTATGACCCATCCTGAATTATGGCTCAAACTCAGTAATGCTATGATCATGACCCATCACACGAATATCGAAAATTTATTGAAAAGCTATACCGAGGACTTACCTCGCGGTGAAGCATCAGTAGCCGCAGAAAATGATGGACAAATCGCACTCTCTCAAGATTTGAATTATGATGCCTTAAATACAAATCGATACGGGCAAAATGCTTATATTCATCATCTAGATCTTTCAAAAAAACGTAGCAATCTTCTAGAAATAAAAGGTATTTTTCAAGAGAATAAACCTTTGGTTCAAGAGGGTGCTCAAATCGATCACCGTTTGTATCTGGGTGAAGGGTGGCATCTTTTAAATGGATTAGAAGTTCTGAAAAATCGCACCACCAATGATGATACGCTGATGGATGTTCCTGCGACCACATCACAATTTGATGTTGGTTTCAAAAAAGAGTTTGATGCCAGAGCTTATGTGATTGCACGTGTGGGTTTTAGAGATGTCATGAAGCGTTATTTCACTTATGAATTACACGGACATTACAAAGCACACAGTCGGGTGAGTGTGGATTTGGGATTGTACAAAAATCGTGTGGCAGATGAAAATAACCTCCTGATTTTAAGTGGCAATAAAGACAGTATGACATTGGGAGTTGATTGGCAGATACTGCGTTCAACACAGATTGGTATTCGTACCGAATACAACCAATACCACGCACAAGATGGTGATAATCTCGGTACAGGACAATACGGTCGAATTTTTATAAATAGACGTCTGAGAGAGGGCTATCCTGATATTTCTACGGAACTTTTTGCTGATTTTGGAACCTACCAAGAAAAATCAGGCTCACATAATCTGGTACGATCGTTGCAGCGAACTCCTGATAGAATTTTGCCTGAGGATTTTTATAATATTGGATTAGTATTACGGTATGGGTATGTCAATAGCGAGATTTATACGCGCGTATGGCGTCCATTCTTTGAGACGGGACTTTATTATAATAATAGATCTCAAGGCTTAGGCTATGGGTTTGAAGCAGGGTATGGCGGTAAAATATGGAATCAAGATCATCTGAGTGTCGGAATTAATTATTCTAACTCTGTTAATGGTACTAATGATACAATCATGCGGTTATTTGTGCGATATCAGTTTCTATATACGCATCCATAA
- a CDS encoding endo alpha-1,4 polygalactosaminidase — protein sequence MSWIMKLSCYNKIIIMMMLAMQVAFGSLSDKSAMVYYGEDISYPMVGIHDYIIVQPNHIDTNTHGFSVYKDKMYAYVSVGEIDKDGAYYNKINKAWIAGENKPWHAAVMDITNEAYQNFLFDTVIQPEVEKGFKNFFFDTLDSYEIVSKTPEQKARSKQALIAFIKRFHDTYPKAKLIINRGFELLDAVHSDITAVLFESYYKGLGGKDLHYQDVSDADRTWLDAQIQKVKSYHLDVIDVDYLSFQDRDQADALVAKIKAKGMIPYISNKDLTRYGRSSKNALKREILTLIDEKQKDRIELAAHQVGALPLEYMGYIEKMRDIDERGLPKLEDMGQYAGVIVWLRDAYKNPQELIDWAKSLQHIGVKVVFVDNFGVNLSRNILNPLGISISRVGVDPIQKNKIIFQDPMMGFEVAPTKNIGYYLNPSDARALLVLEDEKQEKTTQAAITPWGGYAVGDAWMVDLNQDNIWVMNPFKFFKEALRLKTLIVPDPTTENGNRILYSHVDGDAFMNRVEWNPKLFSAQIIYRDILKRYAIPHSISIVGAEIEPDGLYPKLSPELMKIAKKIYALPNVEGASHTFSHPFYWEKIHNQTLAPQYRLDPKGYTFSYEREMLGTIKMINTKLMPPSKPKDRLARTIFWTGDCVPSESDLAYVYQHHLLNLNGGDTYITNDAPWLSYIAPFGIRRGHYYQIYTGAQDENVYTNDWRGPFWGFKKVVQTFKLTNSPRRFKPIDIYYHYYSGSKRASLNALKYAFDWAMKQDTTPLFASDYIPKVMDFYTVSLAEEAGAWKVSGMRDLHTLREEKRGAGVDFEASKDIIGVKHFESHTYFHTANTPSVLLKPIDKIQNKPYLIDANAPLVSYDVSKKKQVFHFKGYVGLKLHFNLPAACQITSKPKASKIIRKQNDVKLYYNNKKEAQIDVVCK from the coding sequence ATGAGTTGGATTATGAAACTTTCATGTTACAATAAAATCATCATCATGATGATGCTCGCGATGCAAGTCGCTTTTGGATCCCTTAGCGACAAGAGTGCTATGGTCTATTATGGAGAAGACATCTCATATCCCATGGTTGGCATTCATGATTATATTATCGTTCAGCCCAATCATATTGATACCAATACCCATGGCTTTTCTGTTTACAAAGATAAGATGTATGCCTATGTGAGTGTCGGAGAAATCGATAAAGATGGTGCCTATTATAATAAAATTAACAAAGCATGGATTGCGGGAGAAAACAAACCATGGCATGCAGCTGTTATGGATATTACCAATGAAGCGTATCAAAACTTTTTATTTGATACGGTGATTCAGCCTGAGGTGGAAAAGGGGTTTAAAAACTTCTTTTTTGACACCCTTGATTCTTATGAAATTGTGAGCAAAACACCTGAGCAAAAAGCGCGCAGCAAACAGGCATTGATTGCTTTTATCAAACGGTTTCATGATACCTATCCCAAGGCCAAGTTGATTATCAATCGAGGGTTTGAACTCTTAGATGCTGTTCACAGTGATATTACTGCTGTTTTATTTGAATCTTACTATAAAGGTTTAGGCGGCAAAGATTTGCATTATCAAGATGTCAGTGATGCTGACCGTACGTGGCTGGATGCCCAAATACAAAAGGTCAAATCCTATCATTTAGATGTGATTGATGTTGATTATCTCTCTTTTCAAGATAGAGATCAAGCCGATGCCTTAGTGGCAAAAATCAAAGCAAAAGGTATGATTCCTTATATCTCAAATAAAGATTTAACCCGTTATGGGCGCTCTTCTAAAAATGCGCTGAAGCGAGAGATTTTGACATTGATTGACGAGAAGCAAAAAGATCGGATAGAACTTGCAGCGCATCAAGTAGGAGCATTGCCATTAGAGTACATGGGATACATCGAAAAAATGCGCGATATTGATGAGCGCGGGTTACCAAAACTAGAAGATATGGGGCAATACGCTGGTGTCATTGTTTGGTTACGTGATGCTTATAAAAATCCGCAAGAGTTAATCGATTGGGCCAAGAGTTTACAGCACATTGGTGTGAAAGTTGTCTTTGTCGATAATTTTGGTGTCAATCTCTCTCGAAATATTTTAAATCCACTGGGTATTTCGATTTCTCGAGTGGGTGTGGATCCTATACAGAAGAATAAAATCATCTTTCAAGATCCTATGATGGGATTTGAAGTGGCCCCTACTAAAAATATTGGCTATTATCTCAACCCTAGTGATGCGAGAGCATTATTGGTGCTTGAAGATGAAAAACAAGAAAAGACTACGCAAGCGGCTATTACCCCATGGGGTGGGTATGCTGTGGGTGATGCTTGGATGGTGGATTTGAATCAAGATAATATTTGGGTGATGAACCCTTTTAAATTTTTCAAAGAAGCCTTGCGACTCAAAACTTTGATAGTTCCTGATCCGACCACAGAAAACGGCAATCGTATTTTGTATTCTCATGTTGATGGTGATGCGTTTATGAATCGTGTGGAGTGGAATCCGAAGCTGTTTTCAGCTCAGATTATTTATCGCGATATTTTAAAACGTTATGCCATTCCTCACTCCATATCGATTGTAGGTGCTGAGATTGAGCCTGATGGTTTGTATCCCAAACTCTCTCCTGAGTTGATGAAAATAGCCAAAAAAATCTATGCACTTCCTAATGTAGAGGGAGCCTCTCATACCTTTTCTCATCCGTTTTATTGGGAAAAAATTCATAATCAAACACTGGCGCCACAGTATCGTCTTGATCCAAAAGGGTACACCTTTTCTTATGAGCGTGAAATGCTTGGTACCATCAAGATGATTAATACTAAACTGATGCCTCCTTCTAAACCAAAAGATCGTTTGGCACGCACCATCTTTTGGACGGGAGATTGCGTTCCTAGTGAGAGCGATTTGGCTTATGTTTACCAACACCATCTTTTAAATCTCAATGGTGGAGATACCTATATCACCAATGATGCGCCATGGCTTAGCTATATCGCCCCTTTTGGAATCAGACGCGGGCATTATTATCAGATTTATACTGGTGCCCAAGATGAAAATGTCTATACCAATGATTGGCGAGGCCCTTTTTGGGGCTTTAAAAAGGTAGTGCAAACATTTAAACTCACCAATTCACCGAGAAGATTTAAGCCAATCGATATATATTACCACTACTATTCTGGATCCAAAAGAGCTTCATTAAATGCGCTAAAATATGCTTTTGATTGGGCAATGAAACAAGATACGACACCGCTGTTTGCTTCCGATTATATTCCTAAAGTGATGGATTTTTATACGGTATCTCTAGCCGAAGAGGCCGGAGCATGGAAAGTCTCCGGAATGCGAGATTTGCATACATTGCGTGAAGAAAAAAGGGGAGCGGGTGTTGATTTTGAAGCTTCCAAAGATATCATAGGTGTCAAACATTTTGAATCACATACTTATTTTCATACCGCAAATACGCCAAGTGTATTGCTAAAACCGATAGATAAAATTCAAAATAAACCCTACTTGATTGATGCGAATGCTCCTCTTGTGAGCTATGATGTTAGTAAGAAGAAACAGGTTTTTCATTTTAAAGGTTATGTTGGGCTCAAATTACATTTTAATCTCCCAGCCGCGTGTCAAATCACCTCAAAACCTAAAGCCTCTAAAATCATACGAAAACAAAATGATGTGAAGCTTTACTACAACAACAAGAAGGAAGCACAAATCGATGTTGTTTGCAAATAA
- the pelG gene encoding exopolysaccharide Pel transporter PelG produces MAGIGFELRKILKANSLFSLAKVYGYSAILSSGPWVISIIAIIFVGFINIIHLGEIGETAKFQVVITYAIALASSLVITGIIQLPFTRYVADLIFAERKDEVLPSYFGAIFLSWVAGIIFIVPLVLWVFKGESWIFLCGVIATFLVLCGVWISSILAASLKYYLSVVWSYLVAYCLIVLFSYLYGNTIESLIFIFFLGNAILFVALMSLIIKSYDSHIFMSLKFIGAKNFYWTLGIAGLMYNLGSWVDKFVFWYHPMTGNQVIGHLHASVVYDIPIFMAYLSILPSMAIFFYRLEADFAEKYNLYYDAVREGGTLGTIRKYRNEMVSVIRQALLEILLLQGIINILLFLVMPSIFVKLHIPQLYLGLFHILTVGAMLQVLFMSLLAILYYLDRKKVAMWLCIAFFVLNFSLSLLSIYLGPAMFGYGYTVSLLIVFIASLVVIRRELDELDYETFMLQ; encoded by the coding sequence ATGGCAGGTATCGGTTTTGAACTTCGTAAAATACTAAAAGCTAATAGTTTATTTTCATTGGCAAAAGTCTATGGATACTCTGCCATCTTGAGTTCTGGTCCTTGGGTGATTTCGATTATTGCGATTATTTTCGTAGGCTTTATCAATATTATACATTTGGGAGAGATTGGTGAAACGGCCAAATTTCAAGTGGTCATTACCTATGCGATTGCGCTAGCCTCAAGTCTGGTTATCACCGGCATCATCCAACTTCCTTTTACACGGTATGTTGCCGATTTGATTTTTGCAGAGCGAAAAGATGAGGTGTTGCCTTCATATTTTGGTGCGATTTTTCTCTCTTGGGTGGCAGGAATCATCTTCATCGTTCCTCTGGTATTATGGGTTTTTAAGGGTGAGAGTTGGATATTTTTGTGTGGCGTTATTGCGACATTCTTGGTGTTGTGCGGCGTGTGGATTTCGAGTATCCTGGCGGCGAGTTTAAAATACTATCTTAGCGTGGTGTGGTCTTATCTGGTTGCTTATTGTTTGATTGTATTATTTTCTTATCTGTATGGCAATACCATTGAATCACTGATTTTTATATTTTTCCTAGGCAATGCGATTTTGTTTGTGGCCTTGATGTCTTTGATTATTAAAAGCTACGATTCTCATATTTTTATGAGCCTTAAATTTATTGGCGCCAAAAACTTTTATTGGACTTTGGGAATTGCTGGATTGATGTACAATCTGGGGTCTTGGGTGGATAAGTTTGTCTTTTGGTATCATCCGATGACGGGAAATCAGGTGATTGGACATTTGCATGCTTCTGTGGTGTATGATATCCCGATTTTTATGGCGTATTTGTCAATACTTCCGAGTATGGCCATTTTCTTTTATCGTTTGGAAGCGGATTTTGCGGAAAAGTACAATCTCTATTATGATGCGGTTCGAGAAGGTGGAACGTTGGGGACGATTAGAAAATATCGTAATGAGATGGTGAGTGTCATCCGGCAAGCCCTTTTGGAGATTTTATTATTGCAAGGCATTATCAACATCTTATTGTTTCTTGTGATGCCTTCCATCTTTGTAAAATTACACATTCCGCAGCTCTATCTGGGGCTGTTTCATATCTTGACAGTGGGCGCGATGTTGCAGGTGCTCTTCATGTCATTGTTGGCAATCTTGTATTATTTGGATAGAAAAAAAGTAGCGATGTGGCTGTGTATTGCATTTTTTGTTTTAAATTTTTCTTTGAGTTTATTATCTATTTATCTCGGGCCTGCTATGTTTGGATACGGCTACACCGTATCTCTTTTGATTGTATTTATCGCCAGTTTGGTTGTAATAAGGAGAGAATTAGATGAGTTGGATTATGAAACTTTCATGTTACAATAA
- the pelF gene encoding GT4 family glycosyltransferase PelF produces MTKYIRQAKHVDVMLLAEGTYPYIRGGVSSWIAQILEGLTHIQFGICFIGSRADDYDGIKYELPDNLVHLEVHYIAEEHAFSPEKREGNKEAFKAISALHESFEHSQSDLPPAMRDIDFYINQVPFEDFLYSRQSWQFINKHYMKHCPNIPFIDYFWTLKNSNRSIWVLAEIAANFPSVKVFHAPSTGFAGFLGGLAAHSFKKPFVLTEHGIYTRERKIDMLTAQWIDYKKPSLLKQPEELNYIKSMWVKFFEKIGYFSYERANLILSLYPGAQKIQVAFGAKPNKTRVIPNGVDVDALHAIMRPEDAPCAPVITLIGRVVSIKDIKTFIRAIRIVVNTIKEAEAWIVGPMDEDVEYADECVKMVESLNLQKHVRFLGFKSITEILPKTKLLTLTSISEGMPLVILEGFAAGIPCVATDVGSCKDLIEGGLDDEDIALGSAGALSVIANPSELAEQYIHFLSDEDAWKKARAVALKRVEKYYRKEIFLDKYDAIYHDMMKET; encoded by the coding sequence ATGACTAAGTATATACGACAAGCAAAGCATGTAGATGTGATGTTGCTCGCGGAGGGGACGTATCCTTATATTCGAGGGGGTGTCTCATCTTGGATTGCCCAAATACTCGAAGGATTGACGCATATTCAATTTGGTATCTGTTTTATTGGTTCTCGCGCAGATGATTATGATGGGATCAAATATGAATTACCAGACAATCTTGTGCATCTTGAAGTTCATTATATTGCGGAGGAACACGCTTTTAGTCCAGAGAAACGAGAGGGGAATAAAGAAGCCTTTAAAGCAATATCCGCCTTACATGAGTCATTTGAACATTCACAAAGTGATTTGCCTCCTGCGATGCGAGATATCGATTTTTATATCAATCAAGTACCGTTTGAGGATTTTTTGTATTCGAGACAATCGTGGCAATTTATCAACAAACACTATATGAAACATTGTCCTAATATCCCTTTTATCGACTATTTTTGGACACTGAAAAATTCAAACCGTTCGATTTGGGTGTTAGCCGAAATTGCTGCTAATTTTCCTTCTGTGAAGGTGTTTCATGCTCCCTCGACCGGTTTTGCTGGTTTTCTTGGAGGCTTAGCGGCACACAGTTTCAAGAAGCCTTTTGTTCTCACAGAACACGGGATTTATACAAGAGAGCGGAAAATCGATATGCTCACCGCGCAATGGATTGATTATAAAAAGCCGTCTTTATTGAAACAGCCAGAAGAACTTAACTATATCAAGTCCATGTGGGTGAAATTTTTTGAAAAGATAGGGTATTTTTCATACGAACGTGCCAATCTTATTTTGTCCTTGTACCCAGGCGCACAGAAAATCCAGGTGGCGTTTGGTGCGAAACCTAACAAAACAAGAGTGATTCCCAATGGCGTCGATGTTGATGCTCTGCATGCTATTATGCGACCAGAAGACGCACCGTGTGCCCCGGTTATTACCTTGATTGGTCGGGTAGTCTCAATCAAAGATATCAAAACCTTTATCCGTGCCATACGTATTGTTGTGAATACAATCAAAGAGGCAGAAGCATGGATTGTTGGACCGATGGATGAAGATGTAGAGTATGCAGATGAGTGTGTCAAGATGGTAGAATCCTTAAATTTACAAAAACACGTCAGATTTTTAGGCTTTAAAAGCATCACTGAGATTTTGCCCAAAACCAAACTTCTGACACTCACATCCATTAGTGAGGGGATGCCTTTGGTGATTTTAGAAGGTTTTGCTGCGGGTATTCCTTGTGTCGCGACGGATGTGGGCAGTTGCAAAGATTTAATCGAAGGGGGTCTTGATGATGAAGATATCGCTTTGGGATCTGCTGGAGCGCTGAGTGTGATTGCGAATCCTAGTGAATTGGCAGAGCAATATATTCATTTTTTATCTGATGAAGATGCATGGAAGAAAGCACGTGCTGTCGCATTAAAAAGGGTTGAAAAGTACTATCGCAAAGAGATATTTTTAGATAAGTATGATGCAATCTATCACGATATGATGAAGGAAACATAA
- a CDS encoding tetratricopeptide repeat protein has translation MQNDILVFGYQHLALLCTAYIVLNLLVSILVAKGLEKRFPEQKKIVFLFFFLFHIVVPIVGFVFSIWIVYHMRCVDYPHEIKSAHMINMDEFEDTFITINRSFGEGSMSDLMINDSIGLEKKMDGLAFISENISNKNISIIKQNFSNQNDEIRLYSFAIINKMEKSLQEVIHGLLGDYKMEKNRTKKAALAKELAETYWEIIYYNLSDDALEDYYVRQVYHYLDEVLEVTPYDLSAHLLLGRIHMLQKRYDEATTEFVFIIESNYEYFKFVIPYLSEMYFNSKRYFLVKSLLSNTEDLKLNLSLNSIFEQWTAKHHD, from the coding sequence ATGCAAAATGATATATTAGTATTTGGATACCAGCATCTTGCATTATTATGTACGGCGTATATTGTCCTCAATCTATTAGTATCTATTCTGGTAGCTAAAGGCTTAGAGAAGCGCTTCCCAGAACAGAAGAAAATCGTTTTTCTATTCTTTTTCCTCTTTCATATCGTCGTCCCTATTGTCGGATTTGTATTTTCGATTTGGATTGTTTATCATATGCGATGTGTGGATTATCCTCATGAAATCAAATCGGCACATATGATTAATATGGATGAGTTTGAAGATACGTTTATTACGATAAATCGCTCATTTGGTGAGGGGTCTATGTCTGATCTTATGATTAATGACAGTATTGGTTTAGAGAAGAAAATGGATGGTTTGGCCTTTATCTCAGAAAATATAAGCAATAAAAACATTAGCATTATCAAACAAAACTTTTCGAATCAAAACGATGAAATCCGTCTCTATAGTTTTGCTATTATCAATAAGATGGAAAAATCACTACAAGAGGTGATTCATGGTCTTTTAGGCGACTATAAAATGGAAAAAAATCGGACAAAAAAAGCAGCCCTAGCCAAAGAGTTGGCCGAAACGTATTGGGAAATCATCTACTATAACCTCTCTGATGATGCCTTGGAAGATTATTATGTTCGACAAGTGTATCACTATTTGGATGAGGTATTAGAAGTGACGCCTTATGATTTGTCTGCTCACTTGTTGTTAGGACGCATTCATATGTTGCAAAAAAGATATGATGAAGCGACGACAGAGTTTGTGTTTATTATTGAGAGTAATTATGAGTATTTTAAGTTTGTTATTCCCTATTTGTCAGAAATGTATTTTAATTCCAAACGGTATTTTTTAGTCAAATCCCTTCTCTCTAACACAGAAGATTTAAAATTGAATTTGAGTTTAAATTCGATTTTTGAACAATGGACGGCAAAACATCATGACTAA
- a CDS encoding PelD GGDEF domain-containing protein, protein MKKNKKRRVDHESLNDNLFNRISQYPIFETIAIFLLYVAIGYLIDPHDICMLNSEVSYMTILLIVVTLFHGLEGGLLLIGLFAVCMWYFYPEFYYVQFLMGMIITLICGEFYYFWNKKIRKYKISSDYQETKLLELSKSFYALKISHDQLEKNYVFKPMSLRNSIRYIKQMSQNEDRYFKEFLSLIENTFQINIATLLYKSRTDKTLQVVAQSEGTQEQGHLNLQDPLVKMSLESKRPVYISDHAKTQSQYIAAIPTVYQDKIEGMLLIEKMPFMSFNKENLIAISIMFDYFFSQIRIQDELDGFTDLEIIEDLSFRLECARLIQMQERYQVNSSALVIKTDDALMGERLYSMICRLLRSLDKVTAVKGPQYYKIVMIFPFANKDMIEGFMKRLLTRFDDIDADDFEQLTFDMSQIELMDKFLRLEHAK, encoded by the coding sequence ATGAAAAAAAATAAAAAAAGACGCGTTGATCATGAGTCTTTAAACGATAATTTATTTAATAGAATATCTCAATATCCTATCTTTGAAACGATTGCGATATTTTTATTATATGTGGCCATTGGGTATTTGATTGATCCTCATGATATTTGTATGCTCAATTCAGAAGTGTCATATATGACCATTCTTTTGATTGTCGTCACACTGTTCCATGGCTTAGAAGGGGGGCTCTTGCTCATTGGCCTCTTTGCCGTTTGTATGTGGTATTTTTATCCTGAATTTTATTATGTCCAGTTTTTGATGGGTATGATTATTACTCTGATTTGTGGCGAATTTTACTATTTTTGGAATAAAAAAATCAGAAAATATAAAATCAGTTCGGATTATCAAGAAACCAAACTATTAGAGCTTAGCAAGTCCTTTTATGCTCTTAAAATCTCACACGATCAATTAGAAAAAAACTATGTATTTAAGCCGATGAGTTTGCGTAACTCGATCCGATACATCAAGCAGATGAGCCAGAATGAAGATCGCTATTTTAAAGAATTTCTCAGCCTCATAGAAAATACCTTTCAAATCAACATCGCGACATTACTGTATAAAAGTAGAACCGATAAGACTTTGCAGGTGGTGGCACAATCAGAAGGCACGCAAGAGCAGGGGCACCTCAATTTGCAAGATCCCCTTGTGAAAATGAGTCTGGAATCAAAAAGACCGGTTTATATCAGTGACCATGCCAAAACGCAAAGTCAGTATATCGCTGCCATTCCAACCGTATATCAAGATAAAATAGAGGGAATGTTACTGATAGAAAAGATGCCATTTATGTCTTTTAACAAAGAGAATTTGATTGCTATTTCTATCATGTTTGACTATTTCTTTTCGCAAATCCGGATTCAAGATGAACTGGATGGTTTTACGGATTTAGAGATAATCGAGGATTTAAGTTTCCGATTAGAATGTGCGCGTTTGATACAGATGCAAGAGCGCTATCAGGTCAATTCTAGCGCCCTTGTTATCAAAACCGATGATGCCCTCATGGGAGAGCGATTGTATTCGATGATTTGCAGATTGTTGCGATCACTCGATAAGGTAACGGCTGTGAAGGGACCGCAATATTATAAAATTGTCATGATATTTCCTTTCGCCAATAAAGATATGATCGAAGGGTTTATGAAGCGACTTTTGACACGATTTGATGATATTGATGCGGATGATTTTGAGCAACTCACTTTTGATATGTCACAGATTGAACTGATGGATAAATTCTTAAGATTAGAACATGCAAAATGA